In Pseudoroseomonas cervicalis, the DNA window GACCTCCACCTTGTCCGCCGCATCGACGGCGGCCACCGAATCCTCGCAATCCATGATGGTGGAGATGGCGGATTCGGCGATGACATCGGCGATGCCGGCCGGGTCGTCCTTGCCGATCGGATGCGCCTTGTCGAGGCGCAGCTCCAGATGCAGCCCATTGTTGCGCAGCAGGATGGCGGGTGGGCGCCGTGGCCTCGCCCGCATAGCCGGCGAACTTGGCGGAATCCTGCAGCGTGGTGGCGCCGCCCTGCACCAGGTCGACCTTCAGCACGCCGCCGATCACGGCGAGCCCGGCCACATCCGCCCAGGAGCCGCCGGAGAGCGGCGCCGCCTGGTCGAGGAGGGCGCGGGCGCGGGCGATCACCTTCTCGCCGCGGGCGCGGTTGAAGCCGCGTCCGGCGGCCAGCTCGCCCTCCTGCGGGATGGCGTCGGTGCCGTAGAGCGCGTCATACAGGCTGCCCCAGCGCGCATTGCCGGCATTCAGCGCGTAGCGCGGGTTGTTCACCGGCACCACCAGCTGCGGCCCGGCGATGCTGGCGATCTCCGGGTCCACATTCGCCGTGGTGACGGCGACCGGGCCGGGATCGGGCAGCAGATAGCCGATCTCCTGCAGGAAGGCGCGGTAGGCGGCGGCATCCACCGGGCGGGCCGGGTGCGCGCGGTGCCAGGCATCGATCTTCGCCTGCAGCGCGTCGCGCTCGGCCAGCAGCGCGGCATTGCGCGGGGCGAGCTCGGCCAGGATGTCGGCCATGGCGCCCCAGAAGGCCTCCGGCGCCAGGCCGGTGCCGGGCAGCGCCTCGCTTTCGATGAAGTCCCGCAGCACCGGCGCCACTTCCAGCGCCCCGATCCGCACCATGCCGGCCATGAAATCTCCCTCCCGCTTGAACGCTGTCCGGCAGTTAACCTGCATTTCCGGCGCCCCGCAAACCGCCCCGCCGGAGGGGATTGCGGCGCGGGCGGAAGAGGTGGAGGCTTCGGGCCCGCATCCCGACAGACCAGGATTTCCGCGCCATGACGCTGCCCTTCCTGCCGCCCGATTTCGCCACCCAGCACTGGCAGGTGACCAAGCCGGCGGCACGCGGGCAGCGCGGCATCGTGGTCAGCCAGAGCCGCGCCGCGGCCGAGGCCGGCATCGCCGTGCTGGAGGCCGGCGGCAATGCGGCGGATGCCGCCGCCGCCACCGCCTTTGCGCTGGCCGCCATGGAGCCGTGGAATTCGGGCCTGGGCGGCATCGGCTTCGCGGTGATCCACCGCCCCGGCCAGGCCAGCGCCGAGATCCTGGATTTCGGCCCCGTGGCCCCGGCCGCCAGCGACCCGGCGGATTATCCGCTGACGGGGCGGATGAAGCTCGACCTCTTCGCCTGGCCGGAGGTGGAGGGGGACCGCAACATCCATGGGCCGCTCTCCTTCGCCATCCCCTCCTCGGTGGCGGGCTATGGCACGCTGGCGGAGCGTTTCGGGCGCGGCCTGCCGCTCTCGGCGCTGCTCGACCCGGCCATCGCGCTGGCCCGGCGCGGCCTGCCGCAGGATTGGTACACCACGCTGAAGATCGCCAACTCGGCCAAGGTGCTGCGGCTCTACCCGGAAAGCGCGCGCATCTATCTGCCGGATGGGCTGCCGCCGGTGGCCCCCTACCAGGGCAAGCCCGGCTTCTTCCCGCTGGGGCGGCTGGCCGACACGCTGGAGCGGCTGCGCGACGCGGGCTGGCGCGACTTCTATGAGGGGGAGCTGGCCGCCTCGATCGCCGGCGATGTGGCGGCGATGGGCGGGCGGCTCTCGGCGGCCGATCTGGCCGGCGTGCGGCCGGAGGTGCGGCCGGCGCTCGCCATCCCCTGGCGCGGCCGCTACACGCTGCAGGGCGCCGGCGGGCTGACCGCGGCGCCGACGCTGGCCCGGCTGGTCGAGGCAATGGCGCCGCTGGAGCCGGGCGAGGCGCCGGATGCGGTGTGGTTCGGCGCGCTGGCCCGCGCCATGCGCCAGGCCTATGCGGAGCGGCTGGAGGGCCTCGGCGCCGCTGCCGCCGAAGCCACCCCGCCCGAGCCGTCGGAGACCTGCACCACGCATCTGACCGTGGTGGATGGCGACGGCATGATGGTGGCGATGACCACGACGCTGCTTTCCTCCATGGGCAGCCGGGTGGTGCTGCCGGGCAGCGGCGTGCTGATGAACAACGGCATGATGTGGTTCGACCCGCGCCCGGGCAGCGCCAATGCCATCCGCCCCGGGGCGCGGCCGCTCTGCAACATGTGCCCCGTCACCGTCTCGGACGGGGCGGGGCCGGTGATGGCGCTGGGCGCCTCGGGCGGGCGGCGCATCCTGGCCTCGGTCTACCAGATGCTGGCCTTCGCCCTGGATTTCGGCCTGTCGCCGGAGGCGGCGGCGCATCACCCGCGCATCGACGTCTCCGGCCCCGATGGCGCCAGCGCCGACCGGCGCCTGCCGCCCGATGTGCTGGCGGCGCTGGACGCGCAGGGCGGGCTCTCCGTGGTCGAGCATTCGGTGCTGCCGGTGAATTTCGCCTGCCCCAACCTGGTGCGGCGCGAGGCGGAGGGCTTCGCCGGCATCAGCGACGTGATGAGCCCCTGGTCCGCGGCGCTCGCCGCGCATTGAGGTCCTGCCGATGCCCCTGACCATGCCGGAGGAGATCCTGCTCCTCACCCTGGACGATGCGACGGGGCGGCCGATCGGCCTGCCCGGCCCGGCGGCGGAGCTGGCGCTCGCCGGCGCCATGCTGATGGAGCTGTCGCTGGCCGGGCGCATCGACACCGATCCGGACCGGCTCTACCGCGTGGCGGCGGCGCCGCTGGGCGATGCGGTGCTGGATGCGCTGCTGGCGCGCATCGGCGCCACCACCCCCGAGCGCCCCAGCCGCTGGTGGATCGAGCAGCTGATGCGCGAGGCGCCGAAGCTGCGCCCCGCCTGGCTGGAGCGGCTGGTGCAGCGCGGCGTGCTGCGGCGGGAGAAGGGCCGGGTGCTCTGGGTGCTGCCCGACCACCGCTATCCCAAGGAGGATGGCGGCACCACCGAGGCGGTGCGCGAGCGGCTGCGCCATGTGCTGCTGCAGGATGTCATCCCCGATGCGCGGGATGCCATGCTGGTCGGGCTGTGCCGCATCGCCGGCCTGGTGCCGCTGCTGCTGTCGGAGGCGGAGGCGGCGCGCGCCGCCGGCCGCGTCGAGCAGATCGCCGCGCTGGAGGAGATGGCGCGGGCGCTGTCGGCCGCCACGCGCGATCTCTACGCCGCGCGCGGCCTGCATTGAGGGAGGGGCGCCCGGTCCGGGGCAAGGTCCGGGGCAAAGGTCCGGGGCGCCCTTCCGCTTCGCCTTACGGCCGGGCCGGGATGGTCAGGCCGCGCTGCACCGCCGGGCGGGCCAGCCCGGCCTCCAGCCAGCGCGGCACTTCCTTCAGCCTGCCGAATTCCACCAGCTCGCCGGCCTCGTAGAAGCCGTTGATGTTGCGCACCCAGCCCAGCAGCGAAATGTCGGCGATGGTGTAGTCGTCGCCCATGATCCAGTCGCGCCCCGCCAGCCGCGTCTCCAGCACGCCGAGCAGGCGCTTCGATTCGTCGACATAGCGGCGCAGAGGCCGCTTGTCCTCGATCTCGCGCCCGGCGAATTTGTGGAAATAGCCGAGCTGGCCGAACATCGGGCCGACCGCGGCCATCTGGAAGAACACCCATTGGATGGTCTCGATGCGCAGGCCCGGATCGGCCGGCAGCAGCCGGCCCGTCTTCTCCGCCAGATAGAGCAGGATGGCACCCGATTCGAACAGGCCGAGCGGCTTCCCGCCCGGCCCGTCGGGATCGATGATCGCCGGGATCTTGCCGTTCGGGTTCAGCGAGAGGAATTCCGGCGTCCAGGTCTCGTTGCGGCCGATATCGATGGTGTGGGGTTCATAGGGCAGGCCCAGCTCCTCCAGCGCGATCGACACCTTCACCCCGTTCGGGGTGGGCAGCGAATAGAGCTGGATGCGGTCCGGATGCTGCGCCGGCCAGCGCTGGGTGATCGGGAAATGCGAGAGATCGGCCATGCGGCCCTCCTTGGCCCCGGGCGGGGCGGATGTCGTCGGGGAGAGGGTGGCGCCTCCCCCGCGCGGCTTCAACCCGTGGCCGTCAGCCCGGGCGCAGCCGCGCCGGGTTGCCCAGCGCCGTGGCGCCGGCCGGCACGTCGCGGGTGACGACGCTGCCCGCCCCGATCAGCGCATCATCGCCGATGGTGACGCCGGGCAGGATGATGGCGCCGCTGCCGATCCAGACATTGGCGCCGATCGTCACGGGGCGGCCGAATTCCAGCCCCTTGGCGCGCTGCGCCGGGTCGCGCGGATGGTCGGCGGTCAGGATCTGCACCGCCGAGCCGATCTGCGTGCCGCGCCCGATGCGCACCTTCACCACGTCCAGGATGACGCAGTTGAAGTTCATGAAGGCGCCGTCGCCGATCTCGATATTGTAGCCATAGTCGCAGAAGAAGGGCGGGCGGATGTTCACGCCCTGGCCGACGCTGCCCAGCGCCTCGGCGAGCAGGGCGTGGCGCTGCTCCGGCGGCAGGGCCAGGGCGGCGTTGTAGCGGGCCATCCAGGCGGAGATGCGGCGATTGTCCTCGGCCAGCTCCTCGCCTTCGGCGATGTAGAGGTCGCCGGCGAGCATGCGCTGCTTCTGGCTGCGCGGATCCATGGGGCGTTCCTTGTGGTTCGGCGCCGATCCTAGGGCGCGGTGCCGATCCGGGAAGGCGGCCCGGCCGCAATCACCGCGGATTGAGCGCGTCCCGGCCGCCGGCCATGGCGAGCAGCAGCCCGCCGCCGATCAGCGCCAGCCCCGCCAGGTGGAAGAGCTGCAGCCGCTCGCCCAGGAACAGCACCGCCAGCACGCTGCCGAAGAGCGGCATCAGATGGATGAACTGCCCGGCCCGCGCGGCGCCGATCAGCTCCACGCCGCGGTTGAAGAACAGGTAGGAGAGCAGCGAGGGGAACAGCGCCAGATAGGCGATGGCGCCGACCCCGGCGGCACCCGGCGCCGGATGGCCGGCCGCCCAGCTCTCCACGGCATAGCCGGGCAGCAGCACCAGCAGGCTGAGGGCGATGCTGGCGGCCAGGAAGCTCAGCGGATGCAGGCGCGGCCGCAGCCGCAGGCAGGAGGAATAGACGGCGTAGGAGAGCACGGCGCCCAGCACCCAGAGATCGCCCGGATGCAGCCGCAGCTGCCGCAGATCCTCGATCGAGCCATGCCCGGCGATGGCGACGACGCCCGCCACCGAGCAGGCGATGCCGGCCAGCTGGCGCGGCCGCGTGCGCTCGCCGAACAGCAGGAAGCCGCAAAGCAGGATGGCCAGCGGGATGACCGATTGCAGCAGCAGCCCGTTGATCGCGCCGGTGCTGCGCAGCCCCTGATAGGTCAGCACGCTGAAGCTGGCGAGGCCGAGCCAGGAGAGCATCAGCAGCCGCCAGGGATGCCGGCGCAGCAGCGGCCAGTCCCGCCGCAGATGCGGCCAGGCGAAGGGCAGCAGCAGCGCCAGCGC includes these proteins:
- a CDS encoding gamma-glutamyltransferase, which gives rise to MTLPFLPPDFATQHWQVTKPAARGQRGIVVSQSRAAAEAGIAVLEAGGNAADAAAATAFALAAMEPWNSGLGGIGFAVIHRPGQASAEILDFGPVAPAASDPADYPLTGRMKLDLFAWPEVEGDRNIHGPLSFAIPSSVAGYGTLAERFGRGLPLSALLDPAIALARRGLPQDWYTTLKIANSAKVLRLYPESARIYLPDGLPPVAPYQGKPGFFPLGRLADTLERLRDAGWRDFYEGELAASIAGDVAAMGGRLSAADLAGVRPEVRPALAIPWRGRYTLQGAGGLTAAPTLARLVEAMAPLEPGEAPDAVWFGALARAMRQAYAERLEGLGAAAAEATPPEPSETCTTHLTVVDGDGMMVAMTTTLLSSMGSRVVLPGSGVLMNNGMMWFDPRPGSANAIRPGARPLCNMCPVTVSDGAGPVMALGASGGRRILASVYQMLAFALDFGLSPEAAAHHPRIDVSGPDGASADRRLPPDVLAALDAQGGLSVVEHSVLPVNFACPNLVRREAEGFAGISDVMSPWSAALAAH
- a CDS encoding sugar O-acetyltransferase — encoded protein: MDPRSQKQRMLAGDLYIAEGEELAEDNRRISAWMARYNAALALPPEQRHALLAEALGSVGQGVNIRPPFFCDYGYNIEIGDGAFMNFNCVILDVVKVRIGRGTQIGSAVQILTADHPRDPAQRAKGLEFGRPVTIGANVWIGSGAIILPGVTIGDDALIGAGSVVTRDVPAGATALGNPARLRPG
- a CDS encoding glutathione S-transferase N-terminal domain-containing protein, which gives rise to MADLSHFPITQRWPAQHPDRIQLYSLPTPNGVKVSIALEELGLPYEPHTIDIGRNETWTPEFLSLNPNGKIPAIIDPDGPGGKPLGLFESGAILLYLAEKTGRLLPADPGLRIETIQWVFFQMAAVGPMFGQLGYFHKFAGREIEDKRPLRRYVDESKRLLGVLETRLAGRDWIMGDDYTIADISLLGWVRNINGFYEAGELVEFGRLKEVPRWLEAGLARPAVQRGLTIPARP
- a CDS encoding DMT family transporter, whose amino-acid sequence is MPGQAEPVSPAGALARAWQAPVLLLVLAALFWSGNFIIGRAVNTIASPFFLAFWRWALALALLLPFAWPHLRRDWPLLRRHPWRLLMLSWLGLASFSVLTYQGLRSTGAINGLLLQSVIPLAILLCGFLLFGERTRPRQLAGIACSVAGVVAIAGHGSIEDLRQLRLHPGDLWVLGAVLSYAVYSSCLRLRPRLHPLSFLAASIALSLLVLLPGYAVESWAAGHPAPGAAGVGAIAYLALFPSLLSYLFFNRGVELIGAARAGQFIHLMPLFGSVLAVLFLGERLQLFHLAGLALIGGGLLLAMAGGRDALNPR
- a CDS encoding GPP34 family phosphoprotein gives rise to the protein MPLTMPEEILLLTLDDATGRPIGLPGPAAELALAGAMLMELSLAGRIDTDPDRLYRVAAAPLGDAVLDALLARIGATTPERPSRWWIEQLMREAPKLRPAWLERLVQRGVLRREKGRVLWVLPDHRYPKEDGGTTEAVRERLRHVLLQDVIPDARDAMLVGLCRIAGLVPLLLSEAEAARAAGRVEQIAALEEMARALSAATRDLYAARGLH